One region of Paenibacillus polymyxa M1 genomic DNA includes:
- a CDS encoding helix-turn-helix domain-containing protein, with protein MGSVPTVCISELRLKEAKHVFKSTEWSMSDISEELRLENSSSFTGWFVNWEGISPQKYRIFNKR; from the coding sequence ATGGGGTCAGTCCCAACAGTATGCATATCTGAACTTCGATTGAAAGAGGCGAAACATGTATTCAAGTCAACAGAGTGGTCCATGTCTGATATTAGTGAAGAATTGCGATTAGAGAATTCATCGTCGTTTACAGGGTGGTTTGTGAACTGGGAGGGAATATCTCCGCAAAAATATAGAATTTTTAATAAAAGATAA
- a CDS encoding sigma-70 family RNA polymerase sigma factor, which produces MQSESMYHVLTKMIEGDQQAFHTLYDATYKDVYRTVSFLVDHPQDREDIMNEIYMQMWTSLPNYDPNRPFHFWLHGLVIRQVQRFRVKSWRRFRIFERIRVFSREERHWDQTTVRTDGTDPEISKAMHKLTDKQRTVIILRFYHDYRLEEIATLLDIPLGTVKSRYHAGLQSLRKHLGNLSLERMEKNNAY; this is translated from the coding sequence ATGCAAAGTGAATCTATGTACCACGTGCTCACAAAAATGATTGAAGGAGATCAGCAGGCGTTTCACACGTTGTATGATGCCACCTATAAGGATGTCTATCGGACTGTCTCTTTTCTGGTGGATCATCCGCAGGATCGCGAAGATATTATGAATGAGATCTACATGCAAATGTGGACCTCGCTTCCCAACTACGATCCGAATCGTCCTTTCCACTTCTGGCTGCACGGCTTGGTCATCCGACAAGTGCAAAGATTCCGGGTGAAAAGCTGGAGGAGATTCCGAATTTTCGAACGCATCCGTGTCTTTTCTCGGGAAGAGCGTCATTGGGATCAGACCACGGTGAGGACGGATGGGACAGACCCTGAAATATCGAAGGCCATGCACAAGCTGACCGATAAACAGCGAACGGTGATCATACTCCGCTTTTACCACGACTATAGGCTGGAGGAGATTGCGACATTACTCGATATTCCGCTGGGTACAGTTAAGTCCAGATATCATGCCGGCCTGCAGTCGCTTCGAAAACACTTGGGAAATCTCTCCTTGGAAAGGATGGAAAAGAACAATGCCTATTGA
- a CDS encoding TrmH family RNA methyltransferase: MEIISPNNARVKEWSQLLEKKHRTRQHKYIVEGIHLVQEALRSNAAVESVAYDLDKGIPAELNGLDSADQPVEWIPVSAAVIAKCTDTKTPQSVFAIVRKEERSAFAALLEQPDALVMVLDGVQDPGNVGTIIRSADAAGAAGVILGHGCADLYNPKTIRSTMGSLFHLPVIEGSLEELLPQAKSKGARLLSTSLDASLSCYTIDLRVSTWLVIGNEGQGISAATASMVDESVFIPMQGQAESLNAAMASTVLLFEAMRQRR; this comes from the coding sequence ATGGAAATCATTTCACCGAATAATGCACGTGTAAAAGAATGGTCGCAACTCCTCGAAAAAAAGCATCGCACACGGCAGCATAAATATATTGTCGAGGGTATTCATCTAGTGCAGGAAGCGCTGCGTTCGAACGCGGCTGTTGAAAGCGTCGCCTATGATTTGGACAAGGGGATTCCTGCCGAGCTGAATGGTCTGGATTCAGCCGATCAGCCGGTGGAATGGATTCCCGTGTCGGCGGCAGTCATTGCCAAATGCACCGATACCAAGACGCCGCAGTCTGTCTTTGCCATCGTGCGTAAGGAGGAGCGTAGCGCATTCGCAGCATTGCTGGAGCAACCAGATGCGCTGGTTATGGTGCTGGACGGTGTGCAGGACCCCGGCAATGTAGGCACTATCATTCGCAGTGCGGACGCTGCTGGAGCCGCAGGCGTTATATTGGGCCATGGTTGCGCCGACCTATATAATCCCAAAACGATCCGCTCCACGATGGGATCATTGTTTCATCTGCCAGTGATCGAAGGCAGTCTGGAAGAGCTTTTGCCGCAGGCCAAAAGCAAAGGTGCCCGCTTGCTCAGCACCTCGCTCGATGCAAGCTTATCATGCTATACCATAGATTTGCGTGTATCCACTTGGCTCGTGATTGGCAACGAGGGCCAGGGTATTTCTGCTGCTACCGCAAGTATGGTGGATGAATCAGTATTCATTCCAATGCAGGGACAAGCGGAATCACTGAATGCAGCCATGGCCTCTACGGTGTTATTATTCGAGGCGATGAGACAGCGAAGATAA
- a CDS encoding small acid-soluble spore protein SspI, translated as MPITMDLRQAIVHKVHGKSEADLTDMIIGSVDGPEAALPGLGVILEIAWKHMSPNQQQDFVHLAHEQIDKIKPVPLT; from the coding sequence ATGCCCATTACAATGGATTTACGACAAGCGATTGTTCACAAAGTTCACGGCAAATCAGAGGCTGATCTTACGGATATGATTATTGGGTCAGTGGATGGACCGGAAGCCGCTTTGCCTGGATTAGGTGTCATTCTTGAAATCGCATGGAAGCATATGAGTCCAAACCAGCAGCAGGATTTCGTCCATTTGGCACATGAACAAATCGATAAAATCAAACCCGTGCCCTTAACCTAA
- a CDS encoding peptide chain release factor 3: MSKTTDILQQEVDKRRTFAIISHPDAGKTTLTEKLLLFGGAIRLAGTVKARKASKHATSDWMEIEKQRGISVTSSVMQFDYNGHRVNILDTPGHQDFSEDTYRTLTAADSAVMLIDVAKGVEAQTIKLFQVCAKRGIPIFTFINKLDREGRSPFDLMEELEQVLGIRSVPMNWPIGTGRDLCGVYDRVKNQVELFQGDDHSTIKVQKVEGYNDPIIREMAGEYLHDQLCQDLELLDVAGDPFDMEKVQRGELTPIFFGSAINNFGVQTFLENFLQLAPKPEPRHSTVGEIQPTNEKFTGYVFKIQANMNPAHRDRIAFLRIVSGKFQRGMSVKHVRMGKEIKLSQPQQFLAQDRDIVEEAFPGDIIGLFDPGIFRIGDSLSQGSEVVFDELPTFSPEIFAKVTVKNALKHKQYLKGIDQLTEEGMIQVFRTVSFDDTLLGVVGQLQFEVFEYRMKGEYGVDVQLQRMPFQFARWIVDEQIDPSKFRINSTLVKDKKGNYVALFENEYAMRTAIEKNPTAKFLEMAP; this comes from the coding sequence ATGAGTAAAACAACAGATATACTTCAACAGGAAGTCGACAAACGGCGTACGTTTGCGATTATTTCTCACCCGGATGCGGGTAAAACGACATTGACGGAAAAGTTGCTGCTGTTCGGGGGCGCTATTCGTCTTGCAGGTACAGTCAAAGCTCGTAAAGCCAGCAAGCATGCGACGAGTGACTGGATGGAGATTGAAAAACAGCGGGGGATTTCGGTAACATCCTCAGTGATGCAATTTGATTATAATGGGCATCGCGTTAATATTCTGGATACCCCGGGTCACCAGGATTTCAGTGAAGACACGTACCGCACATTAACAGCCGCAGATAGTGCGGTCATGCTGATTGACGTAGCAAAAGGTGTGGAAGCGCAAACGATCAAGCTGTTTCAGGTTTGTGCGAAGCGCGGAATACCGATTTTCACCTTCATTAATAAGCTGGACCGTGAAGGACGCAGTCCCTTTGATCTAATGGAGGAGCTGGAACAGGTGCTTGGTATCCGTTCAGTGCCTATGAACTGGCCGATTGGTACAGGGCGTGATCTGTGCGGTGTTTATGACCGTGTCAAAAATCAGGTTGAGTTGTTTCAGGGAGATGACCATTCCACGATCAAAGTACAAAAAGTGGAAGGTTACAATGATCCGATTATTCGCGAGATGGCGGGCGAATATTTGCACGACCAATTATGCCAAGATTTAGAGTTGCTTGATGTCGCAGGTGACCCTTTTGATATGGAAAAAGTACAGCGTGGAGAATTAACGCCTATATTCTTTGGAAGTGCGATTAATAATTTTGGTGTGCAAACATTTTTGGAAAACTTCCTTCAGCTTGCTCCTAAGCCGGAACCGCGCCACAGTACAGTTGGGGAAATTCAGCCAACGAACGAGAAATTTACCGGTTATGTATTTAAAATTCAGGCCAATATGAACCCGGCTCACCGTGACCGTATCGCATTTTTGCGTATCGTGTCCGGTAAGTTTCAACGTGGGATGAGTGTTAAGCATGTTCGGATGGGCAAGGAAATTAAGCTGTCCCAACCACAGCAGTTCTTGGCACAGGACCGTGATATTGTCGAAGAGGCATTTCCCGGGGATATTATTGGTTTGTTTGATCCGGGTATTTTCCGCATTGGCGATTCACTCAGTCAAGGCAGCGAGGTTGTATTTGATGAACTGCCGACCTTCTCACCTGAGATTTTTGCCAAGGTTACTGTGAAAAATGCTTTGAAGCACAAGCAGTATCTGAAAGGTATCGACCAGTTGACCGAAGAAGGTATGATTCAGGTGTTCCGTACGGTAAGCTTTGATGATACGCTACTAGGTGTAGTCGGCCAACTGCAATTTGAAGTATTTGAATACCGCATGAAGGGTGAATATGGGGTAGATGTACAGCTTCAACGTATGCCGTTCCAATTTGCACGTTGGATTGTGGATGAGCAGATTGATCCGAGCAAGTTCCGTATCAACTCTACGCTGGTAAAAGATAAGAAAGGCAATTATGTAGCCTTGTTCGAAAATGAGTATGCCATGCGTACGGCTATAGAAAAAAATCCGACCGCTAAGTTTTTGGAAATGGCTCCATAA